The genomic DNA TTCGCCGGGCGACCGAGGCGGCCTGCCGGCGACGGGGACACGTGTCCCGGCCGCCCCCATGTCCACCGGGCGGCTGCGGCCCGTCGGCGGAGGACGCGTCCTCCGCCTCGGGCCCCTCCACTCCACCTCGGTCGCGAACAGCCACCGGGGTCCCGTCGGAGCATTTTTTGAGAAATCCCCCGATCGCCGGTGTGCATGGGGAATCCGGGCTTACCGGTCCCAATATGATGTTGCACTGTTTACCGATTCATGGGCCGGGACTGACCGCGACTTTGCGCGAACGGCCGACGGGATCCGTCTGGGGGGACAGTGCCGGTCTTCGTTGTGCGTGGTGTGAGGTCGTCGGACCGATGAGCTCGCCGCCTGAGAAGTCGAAGATCATTCTCTATGACTACGAGCGCTTCAGCCAGCTTGCCGGGCCGCTGACCGAACCGGAACCGGGTGTGCCGTACCGCGTCCGGTACCGCTCGATGCTGGCCAGCGAGCCGCACCGGGTGCGGGCGGTGCTGCTCATGACGGCCGCGCTCGTCGTGGAGTTCACCATGATGGGGTGGCTGCTGCTGCCCGCGCACTGGACGGTCCGCCCCGATCCCTACAACATGCTTCCCTGGCATCTCCTGGCCGCTGACAAGGTGATGCTCGTCTCGATCGCCCTGATCGAGATATTCCGCCTGGTCAGCGTGGTCTCCAATGTGCACGCCATGCTGGCGGCCAGGGATCCGGTCCCGGTGACGCCCGAGCGCGGCAGCCGGGTGGCCTTCATCACCACCTGCGTGCCCGGCAAGGAACCGCTGGAGATGGTCCGGGAGACCCTGTCGGCCGCCCTGCAGATCCGCCATAGCGGTGTGCTCGACGTGTGGCTGCTGGACGAGGGAAACGACCCCGAGATCCGCGAACTCTGCGACTGGCTGGGCGTCCGCCATTTCAGCCGCAAGGGCGTGCCCGAATGGAACCAGCCCAAGGGTTCCTTCCGGGCCAAGACCAAGCACGGCAACTACAACAGCTGGCTCGACTCCCACGGCGACAAGTACGACTTCTTCGTCTCCGTCGACACCGACCACGTGCCGCTGCCGGAGTTCTGTGAGCGCATGCTCGGATACTTCCGCGACCCCCGGGTGGCGTTCGTGGTCGGCCCCCAGGTCTACGGCAACTACACCGCCGGGGTCACCAAGGCCGCCGAGAGCCAGCAGTTCCTCTTCCACTCGCTGATCCAGCGCGCCGGCAACCTGTACGGGGCACCCATGTTCGTCGGCACCAACAACGCCGTGCGGATCCGGGCGCTCAAGCAGATCGGCGGCCTGTACGACTCGATCACCGAGGACATGGCAACCGGCATCGAGTTCCACCGCTCCCGCGACCCCCGGACCGGGGAGCGCTGGATGTCGGTCTACACCCCCGACGTGCTCGCCGTGGGGGAGGGCCCCTCGTCGTGGACGGACTTCTTCACCCAGCAGCTCCGCTGGAGCAGGGGCACCTACGAGACGCTGCTCACCCAGTTCTGGCGGGCCGCGCCGCGGCTGTCGCCCGGACGGTTCTTCAACTACAGCCTGATGGTGACCTTCTACCCGATGTCCGCGCTCAACTGGCTGCTGGCCGGCCTGAGCGCGACCCTCTTCATGGCGGTGGGCGGCTCCGGCGTCACCGTGCCCATGGACGTGTGGCTGATGCTGTACGGCGACGCGGCCCTGCTGCAGATCATGCTCTACACCTGGAACCGGCGGCACAACGTCAGCCCGCACGAGCCGGAGGGCTCCTCCGGGGTGGCCGGCATGGTCATGTCGGCGCTGTCGGCCCCCATCTACGTGGCGTCGCTGCTGGGAGCCGCGCTGCGGCGGCCCAGCAAGTTCGTCGTCACCCCGAAGGGGGACTCGGCCAGCCCCGACCAGATCGCCACCTTCCGCATTCACCTGTGGTGGGCCGTGCTCTTCGGCGGCGGGCTGCTGCTGAGCGTGTTCTGGAGCGGGCACGTCCACCTGGTCATGACCCTCTGGGCGATCCTCGCCCTCACGATCTGCCTGGGTCCGCTGGCGACCTGGGCATGGAACAACCGAGGTAACCGTTGAGCCGTCTACGGAAGAACCTGATCGCCGGAGCGGTGGTGGCCGCGATCGTCGGGGTCAACATGCCGGCTGTCGCCGGCTTCGCCGCCAGGGAGTGGCACAGCTACCAGATCAACCGGGATGACTACAAGGCCCGTTACGGGTCCTGGAGCTTCCTCGACGTCCCCGACGAGTTCAAGGTCAACGCCATCCACGCGGCGCTGCTGCGCACCGGCAAGGTGCTCATCGTCGCCGGCTCCGGCAACAACGCCGCCAACTTCGCCAAGGGCACCTTCAAGACCGTTCTGTGGGACCCGACCAAGCCGGGTCAGGCCGGCGAGTTCAAGACGATCGACACCCCCGTCGACTTCTTCTGCGCCGGGCACGTGCTCCTGCCCAACGGCAACCTCCTCATCGCCGGTGGCACGCTCCGTTTCGAGGTGCTCAAGAACAAGGTGAAAAGGGCGGGAGGGGCCCTGACGATCAAGAACGAGAGCCCCCACCTCACCCGGCAACTGCACCCCGGCACCCTGCTGTCGGCCCCCAACGGGAAGCTCTACCGCACCACCGCCCACATCACGGTGCCTCCCGCCAAGAAGACCGAGACCGGCGTGCCGGGCAAGGTCCGGATCAAGCCCAGCGAGACGAAGGTCTTCGCCGAGTCCGTGATCGAGGGCGCTCCCGGCCTCTTCGCCTCACCCGGCGGCCGCTACGTCAAATACGAGATCCAGGGGCTGACCGGCAGGGAGAAGAAGAACCTCTACGCCATGGGCGCGAGCATGACGCTCGAGAAGCAGGACTACCAGGGCATCAGGGACGCCTACGAGTTCGATCCGATCGCCGAGCGTTACCTCAAGGTCCAGGACATGTCCGAGGGACGCTGGTACCCGACGATGACCACGCTGCCCGACGGCAAGGTGATGACGGTCTCCGGTCTGGACACGGTGGGGCAGATCACCAGGGACAACGAGATCTACGACCCGGCGACCAGGACCTGGGAACCCGGCCCCAAACGGTTCTTCCCCAGCTACCCGGCGCTGTTCCTGCTGGCGAACGACACCCTGTTCTTCTCCGGGATGAACGCCGGGTACGGCCCGGGGCAGCTCGCGCTCCGGCCTCCCGGCATCTGGGACTACCGCCACGACACCGACCGCCTGGTGAAGTCCCCCGGCGGCATCGGCGGCCTGGCGCCCGACGAGATGGAGGCGTTCACCCCGGTCCCCGGTCTGCCCGAGTCCGAGCTCAACGAGACCGGGGCCTCGGTGATGCTGCCCCCCGCGCAGGACCAGCGGATCATGGTGATGGGCGGCGGCCCGGTCGGGGAGCGCCAGCCGGGCCTGCCGAACGCCACCGACCGGACCGCCATCATCGACCTCAAGCAGCCCGCACCCCGTTACGTCCGCGGCCCGGACCTCTCCGACCCGGTGCGCTACCCGTCGGCGGTGCTGCTGCCCGACGACACGGTGCTCTCCTTCAACGGATCCAGCGACTACCGGGGCCGGGGCAACAGCGACGTCCTGCGCGCCGAGGTCTACCGCCCGCAGAGCAACAGCTTCCACGAGGCGGCGGCGCCCGCGGTGGGCCGCAACTACCACTCCGAGGGCCTGTTGCTGCCCGACGGCCGGGTGCTCAGCATGGGTTCCGACCCGCTCTTCGCCGACGAGGCGAACACGATCCCCGGCTCGTTCGAACAACGGATAGAGATCTACACCCCGACCTACCTGCACAACGGCGAGAAGCAGCCGATCATCACCGACGGGCGGCGGATGCTGACCCTGGGCTCCAGAGCCGGTTTCAAGACCGCCGACGCCGAGCGCATCAAGGAGGTCCGGCTGATGCGGCCGAGCGCGGTCACCCACGTCACGGACGTGGAGCAGCGCTCGATCAAGGTCGCGTTCACCCGGGTGCCCACCGGTATCGTCGTGACGGTCCCGACCAATCCCGCTCTGGTGCCGCCCGGCTGGTACATGCTGTTCGGCGTCACGGAGAAAGGAACCCCGTCCCCGGCCCGCTGGGTCCACATCGAAGGAGCTCGATGAACAGGTACGGTCGCGCGATCGCCGCGCTGGCCTTCGCTTTAGCGGCGGCGGCCTGCGGCGACGACTCCTCGTCCGCCCCGGCCGCCTCCGGGGCGCCGCGGTTCTACGTCGACCCCGGCGGCGCCGCGGCCGGCGAGGTCCGCAAGCTGGAACAGGAGGGGAAGACCGAGGACGCGGCACTGATCCGCAAGATCGCCGACCGGCCGAACGCCATCTGGATCGGCGACGAGGACCCGCAGGGGCGGGTCGCCGACATCACCGCGAAGGCGCAGGAGAGCGGTCAGGTGCCGGTCCTGGTGGCCTACCACATCCCCGACCGCGACTGCGGCCA from Streptosporangium sp. NBC_01756 includes the following:
- a CDS encoding glycosyltransferase family 2 protein; its protein translation is MSSPPEKSKIILYDYERFSQLAGPLTEPEPGVPYRVRYRSMLASEPHRVRAVLLMTAALVVEFTMMGWLLLPAHWTVRPDPYNMLPWHLLAADKVMLVSIALIEIFRLVSVVSNVHAMLAARDPVPVTPERGSRVAFITTCVPGKEPLEMVRETLSAALQIRHSGVLDVWLLDEGNDPEIRELCDWLGVRHFSRKGVPEWNQPKGSFRAKTKHGNYNSWLDSHGDKYDFFVSVDTDHVPLPEFCERMLGYFRDPRVAFVVGPQVYGNYTAGVTKAAESQQFLFHSLIQRAGNLYGAPMFVGTNNAVRIRALKQIGGLYDSITEDMATGIEFHRSRDPRTGERWMSVYTPDVLAVGEGPSSWTDFFTQQLRWSRGTYETLLTQFWRAAPRLSPGRFFNYSLMVTFYPMSALNWLLAGLSATLFMAVGGSGVTVPMDVWLMLYGDAALLQIMLYTWNRRHNVSPHEPEGSSGVAGMVMSALSAPIYVASLLGAALRRPSKFVVTPKGDSASPDQIATFRIHLWWAVLFGGGLLLSVFWSGHVHLVMTLWAILALTICLGPLATWAWNNRGNR
- a CDS encoding galactose oxidase-like domain-containing protein, whose product is MSRLRKNLIAGAVVAAIVGVNMPAVAGFAAREWHSYQINRDDYKARYGSWSFLDVPDEFKVNAIHAALLRTGKVLIVAGSGNNAANFAKGTFKTVLWDPTKPGQAGEFKTIDTPVDFFCAGHVLLPNGNLLIAGGTLRFEVLKNKVKRAGGALTIKNESPHLTRQLHPGTLLSAPNGKLYRTTAHITVPPAKKTETGVPGKVRIKPSETKVFAESVIEGAPGLFASPGGRYVKYEIQGLTGREKKNLYAMGASMTLEKQDYQGIRDAYEFDPIAERYLKVQDMSEGRWYPTMTTLPDGKVMTVSGLDTVGQITRDNEIYDPATRTWEPGPKRFFPSYPALFLLANDTLFFSGMNAGYGPGQLALRPPGIWDYRHDTDRLVKSPGGIGGLAPDEMEAFTPVPGLPESELNETGASVMLPPAQDQRIMVMGGGPVGERQPGLPNATDRTAIIDLKQPAPRYVRGPDLSDPVRYPSAVLLPDDTVLSFNGSSDYRGRGNSDVLRAEVYRPQSNSFHEAAAPAVGRNYHSEGLLLPDGRVLSMGSDPLFADEANTIPGSFEQRIEIYTPTYLHNGEKQPIITDGRRMLTLGSRAGFKTADAERIKEVRLMRPSAVTHVTDVEQRSIKVAFTRVPTGIVVTVPTNPALVPPGWYMLFGVTEKGTPSPARWVHIEGAR